From one candidate division KSB1 bacterium genomic stretch:
- a CDS encoding RidA family protein, whose product MVLLIIGVGCQQKEYQEQSNQSNNGIDVEERIRELGIQLYTPEPPIANYVRAVQSGDLVFLAGHGPRKPEGGYITGKVGKDIDIEQAKEAARLTAISLLSSLKAEIGDLNRVKRIVRVFGMVNCDESFTEQPQVINGCSDLLVEIFGESGKHARAAVGMISLPINISVEIEMIVELKRD is encoded by the coding sequence ATGGTTTTATTGATTATTGGTGTTGGCTGTCAACAAAAAGAGTATCAAGAACAATCAAACCAAAGTAACAATGGAATTGACGTTGAAGAACGCATTCGTGAATTAGGAATCCAATTATACACTCCTGAACCTCCGATTGCGAATTATGTGCGTGCAGTTCAAAGCGGAGACCTGGTATTTTTGGCTGGTCACGGTCCACGAAAACCAGAGGGTGGTTATATCACAGGCAAGGTGGGGAAAGATATCGATATCGAACAAGCAAAAGAAGCTGCCCGTTTGACAGCCATCTCTCTATTATCTTCGCTAAAAGCCGAAATCGGAGATTTAAACCGAGTCAAAAGAATTGTGAGAGTGTTTGGTATGGTGAATTGTGATGAATCCTTTACAGAGCAACCACAAGTGATTAATGGCTGTTCAGATTTATTGGTAGAAATATTTGGTGAGTCCGGCAAGCATGCCAGGGCGGCCGTGGGAATGATCTCTTTGCCTATAAATATTTCCGTAGAGATAGAAATGATCGTAGAATTAAAAAGGGATTGA
- a CDS encoding DoxX family membrane protein: MEENQSKINFRWAALLARWLLGLLFFMAGWMKVFEMGAVEHARQLFVEGYKDSWIPVWLLWVFGFTIPFVELISGGLLLIGFRIREALITLVMVLVIVTYGHLLENPFYDVTTHILPRALLVVFLFMIPQNSEPWTIDTWLSKRKFQQ, encoded by the coding sequence ATGGAAGAGAATCAATCAAAAATTAATTTTCGTTGGGCTGCGCTTCTTGCCCGCTGGTTATTAGGGCTATTATTTTTTATGGCCGGGTGGATGAAAGTATTCGAGATGGGAGCCGTTGAACATGCTCGACAATTATTTGTCGAAGGCTACAAGGACTCTTGGATACCTGTTTGGCTGCTGTGGGTTTTTGGTTTTACTATTCCTTTTGTAGAGTTAATTTCAGGCGGATTATTGCTAATAGGATTTCGGATTCGGGAAGCCCTTATCACACTTGTAATGGTTCTGGTCATCGTCACCTATGGCCATTTACTTGAAAACCCATTTTATGATGTGACGACTCATATCCTTCCCAGGGCCTTACTGGTTGTATTTCTATTTATGATACCCCAAAACTCAGAACCGTGGACAATTGATACATGGTTGAGTAAGCGAAAATTTCAACAATAA